A stretch of Deinococcus fonticola DNA encodes these proteins:
- a CDS encoding acetyl ornithine aminotransferase family protein codes for MTTATKPRQPELKTALPGPKTAEIMARDAQHLSTSYMRPYPFVPDHGEGVWLTDVDGNTMLDFFAGIAVSTTGHAHPHVVKAVQEQITKFTHVCLTDYPQEITTSLAERLVKHVEKDGEKWRVFFSNSGAEAVEAAVKLARNHTGRQHIISTMGSFHGRTYGAITLTGSKTKYKRGFGPLLPAVSHVPYPNPFRPPLGSTPETCGQAVLAHIEELFVGILPADEVAAIIVEPMQGEGGYIVPPADFLPGLRALCDRHGILLIFDEVQAGMGRTGKMFSYQHFGNNGQDCQPDIITSAKGIASGMPLGALLAKESVMTWPVGSHGSTYGGNPVAAAASHATLDLLEGVVKHPGCGESLMDNATQVGNYILAELKKMQAEFPFLGDVRGEGLFIGLEFVKPDGSPDGALRDRASMAMFEKGLLNLDCGEAVIRISPPLILTREDAETGLNIMRDTLRDLN; via the coding sequence ATGACCACCGCGACCAAACCCCGTCAGCCTGAACTGAAAACCGCGCTCCCCGGCCCGAAAACGGCCGAGATCATGGCGCGTGACGCGCAGCACCTCTCCACGTCATACATGCGCCCCTACCCCTTCGTGCCGGACCACGGCGAGGGCGTGTGGCTCACCGACGTGGACGGGAACACCATGCTGGACTTCTTCGCGGGGATCGCCGTGAGCACGACCGGGCACGCGCACCCGCACGTGGTGAAGGCCGTGCAGGAGCAGATCACGAAGTTCACGCACGTGTGCCTGACCGATTACCCGCAGGAGATCACCACCAGCCTCGCCGAGCGCCTCGTGAAACACGTGGAGAAGGACGGGGAGAAGTGGCGCGTGTTCTTCAGCAACAGCGGCGCGGAGGCCGTGGAAGCGGCCGTGAAACTGGCCCGCAACCACACCGGGCGCCAGCACATCATCTCCACCATGGGGTCCTTCCACGGCCGCACGTACGGCGCCATCACGCTGACCGGCAGCAAGACGAAGTACAAGCGCGGCTTCGGCCCGCTGCTGCCAGCTGTCTCGCACGTGCCGTACCCGAACCCCTTCCGGCCGCCGCTGGGCAGCACGCCCGAAACCTGCGGTCAGGCCGTCCTGGCGCACATCGAGGAACTCTTCGTGGGCATCCTGCCCGCTGACGAGGTCGCCGCGATCATCGTGGAACCCATGCAGGGCGAGGGCGGGTACATCGTGCCGCCCGCCGACTTCCTGCCGGGGCTGCGCGCGCTGTGCGACAGGCACGGCATCCTGCTGATCTTCGACGAGGTGCAGGCCGGCATGGGCCGCACCGGGAAGATGTTCAGCTACCAGCACTTCGGCAACAACGGTCAAGACTGCCAGCCGGATATCATCACGTCCGCCAAGGGCATCGCGTCCGGCATGCCGCTGGGCGCCCTGCTCGCCAAGGAAAGCGTCATGACCTGGCCGGTCGGGTCGCACGGCAGCACCTACGGCGGGAACCCGGTCGCGGCGGCCGCGTCTCACGCCACGCTGGATCTGCTCGAAGGCGTGGTGAAGCACCCCGGCTGCGGCGAGAGCCTGATGGACAACGCCACGCAGGTCGGCAACTACATCCTGGCCGAGCTGAAGAAGATGCAGGCCGAGTTCCCTTTCCTGGGCGACGTGCGCGGCGAGGGCCTGTTCATCGGCCTGGAATTCGTGAAGCCGGACGGCAGCCCCGACGGCGCCCTGCGCGACCGGGCCAGCATGGCGATGTTCGAGAAGGGCCTCCTGAACCTCGACTGCGGCGAGGCCGTGATCCGCATCAGCCCGCCGCTGATCCTGACCCGCGAGGACGCTGAGACGGGCCTGAATATCATGCGCGACACCCTGCGCGACCTGAATTAA